One genomic region from Neoarius graeffei isolate fNeoGra1 chromosome 4, fNeoGra1.pri, whole genome shotgun sequence encodes:
- the tgfa gene encoding protransforming growth factor alpha encodes MYRAFWDKLFLLSGYLFTYSQVQENATSTAMAMTPTTTITIPAINTTAVSSTTVRKFLAAAVHSHFADCPDSHSHFCFHGTCRFLILEETPACVCHPGFIGIRCEHADLLAVVATNQRQQTLATILMLAILGILLLVLLCTVINCWWRRGRCRRGPLLSSNKPNGIVKSGTSFSGAETGIYFAGAIA; translated from the exons ATGTATCGCGCTTTTTGGGACAAGCTGTTTCTCCTTAGTG GCTATTTATTTACATACAGCCAAGTGCAGGAAAATGCTACTTCAACAGCCATGGCAATGACTCCCACCACAACCATCACTATACCTGCTATCAATACAACAGCAGTGTCAAGTACTACTGTTAGAA AGTTCCTAGCAGCAGCAGTCCACTCTCACTTTGCTGACTGTCCTGACTCCCACAGCCATTTCTGCTTCCACGGTACATGCCGCTTCCTCATCCTGGAGGAGACAccagcgtgtgt GTGCCATCCAGGCTTCATAGGTATACGTTGTGAGCATGCAGACCTGCTGGCAGTGGTGGCAACCAACCAAAGGCAGCAGACGTTGGCCACCATATTGATGCTGGCCATATTGGGAATTCTCCTGCTTGTACTGCTTTGCACCGTAATAAA CTGTTGGTGGAGGCGGGGAAGATGTAGGCGAGGACCTCTGCTTTCCTCAAATAAACCAAATGGCATCGTAAAGAGTGGGACGTCCTTCTCTGGTGCAGAGACGGGTATATATTTTGCTGGAGCGATTGCTTAA
- the hdhd3 gene encoding haloacid dehalogenase-like hydrolase domain-containing protein 3, with the protein MRGPVRWVLWDVKDTLLKVRCSVGEQYCNEAKRVGLKLPAMQIETAFREAYHQHSHLYPKYGVAQGMNSQLWWTGLVKNTFSQCGVQDPALLDKLANNLYHNFSGPENWEVFPDSNSTLKSCTALGMKQGVVSNFDRRLEAILQGCGLRTHFSFLLTSEEAAVAKPDPDIFAQALKKAGVPAKHIAHVGDHYINDYLTSRSLGIRGYLLDRHGLQKHLDVPPEHRLQSLDELPARLLQETD; encoded by the exons ATGCGGGGACCAGTGCGTTGGGTTTTATGGGATGTAAAGGACACGCTACTGAAGGTGCGTTGCTCCGTGGGAGAGCAGTACTGTAACGAGGCCAAGCGTGTTGGACTGAAGTTACCAGCCATGCAGATAGAGACTGCATTCAGGGAAGCTTACCACCAACATTCTCATCTCTACCCTAAATATGGTGTTGCTCAGGGCATGAATAGCCAGCTGTGGTGGACAGGATTGGTGAAGAACACCTTCTCCCAGTGCGGGGTGCAGGACCCTGCATTGCTGGACAAACTTGCCAATAATCTTTATCATAACTTTTCTGGTCCAGAGAACTGGGAG GTGTTCCCAGACTCAAATTCCACCCTAAAATCTTGCACGGCTCTGGGAATGAAGCAGGGGGTGGTATCCAATTTCGACAGGCGCCTAGAAGCAATCCTTCAAGGATGTGGCCTCCGAACCCATTTCTCATTTCTGCTGACTTCAGAAGAGGCTGCTGTGGCCAAACCAGACCCAGACATTTTTGCCCAAGCCCTGAAAAAGGCAGGAGTGCCAGCCAAACACATAGCCCATGTTGGGGACCATTACATAAATGACTATCTCACCTCTCGATCATTAGGTATACGAGGTTATCTTCTAGATAGGCATGGACTCCAGAAACACCTAGATGTTCCCCCAGAGCATCGATTACAGAGCCTAGATGAGCTACCAGCCCGACTCTTACAGGAAACTGACTAA